The nucleotide sequence CACCGCGGCCGCTGGCGCACTACCAGGAGGTGCTCCGGCGCCGCATCGACCCGGCCCAGGCGATCCACGTGGTGCGCGACAGCGACCTGGTGCCGAAGTCGGTGCTCGGCGAGTGGGAGGCTGCGAAGCTCTTCGATCCCTGGAGCCGTCCGACCGCGCGCAACATGCGGGCCGGCCAGCAGCGCGAGTACGACACGCAGCGCGCGCAGCTGGTGGCGATGGGGCTGGAGCCCGACGACTACCTGCCGCGTCCGCCGGACGCCGAGATCCTGCCCGACCTCGACGACATGCCCGACTACACGCAGCGGGTGCAGGAGCGGATCGAGGACTCGGTGCGTTCGCGCAAGCAGCTCGAGGCCGACAACGAGGCGCGCCGGCAGGAGGCGGGCTTCGATGCCGGGCCGACGCCGGGGGCGCCCGCGAGCCGCTTCGATCCCGATGCCTTCATTCGCGAGATCGAGCGCGCCGACGACTTCGCGCGCGAAGCCGGCGGCGCGGCGGCGGCACCGATGTTCTCGGCGCAGCAGCGCGCGCAGATGATCGAGCGCGTGCATCGCAGCTACCTGCACGCGGCGCACCTGTCGGATCCCGCGCCCGCGCCCACCTCGTTCCGTGCCGCCAAGATCCGGCGCCGGCTCGAATCGGCGCCGCCCGGCGAGCGCCGCTTCGCGCGCATGAACCTCATCGGCGCGAACCTGTCGGGCATGGACCTGCGCGGGGCCGACTTCTCGGGCGCGATGCTCGAGGATGCGGACCTCTCGGGCGCGCGGCTCGATGGCTGCGATTTCTCGCAGGCGGTGCTGGCGCGCGCCAACCTGTCGGGCGCGATCGGGCCCGCCGCGCGCTTCGATGGCGCCAACCTGGGGGCCGCGCGCTGCGTCGGATCCGACTTCTCGGGGGCCAGCTTCGTCGAGGCGAACCTCGACAAGGCCATGCTCGAATCGAGCGTGTTCGCCGGCGCGACCTTCGAGCGCACCGGCTTCCACGAGAGCGTGCTGCGGCAATGCGACCTGCGCCGCACGCGCTGGATGCAGGTGCCCATGTTCAGGCTCCAGCTCGACCAGCTGGTGTTCGACGAGGCGGACTTCTCGCGCGTGGTCTGGCTCGAGTGCCGCATGGCGGACGTTTCGTTCGCGGGCGCGAAGCTGGTGCAGTGCGGCTTCGTATCGCTCGACGGCGGCGCGGGCATCGCCTTTTCCGAGGCGCGCCTGGAGGCCTGCAGCTTCGCCCACGGCAGCTCGCTTCCGGGCGCGCTCTTTCGCGCCGCCTCGCTGACCCATTGCGGCCTGCGCGGCGCCGGGCTCGCCGGCGCGGACTTCACGCAGGCCCGGCTCGACGGCTGCGACTTCTCCGCGTGCGATCTGCGCGGCGCGCGACTGGAACGCATGGCCGCGGGCGAGAGCCTGTTCGTGCGCGCCGACCTGTCGGGGGCCTCGCTGCGCGGCGCCAACCTCATCGATGCCAACCTCTCGAAGTCGAACCTGCTCGGCGCCGACCTCGCGCAGGCCAACCTGTTCCGTGCCGACGTCTCGCAGGCGCTGCTCGACGGCACCACGCACATGGACGGCGCCTACACCCAGCATGCCAAGGTCTGGCCCGCGCGCGGGACGGGAGGCGGCGCATGACGCGCGATGAGCTCGTCGACAAGGTGCGCCACGGCGTTCCGCTCATGGGCGCGCGCCTGTCCGGCGCCGACCTGTCGGGGCTCGATCTCTCGGGTGCCATCCTGGAAGGCGTCGATCTTTCCGGGGCGGCCCTGGCGGGTTGCAGCCTCGAGGACGCCACGCTGTCGAATTGCCAACTCGCCGGCGCCGATCTCTCGCAGGCCTGCCTCGAGGGCGCGCGCATTCACCGCTGCGACCTGAGCGAGGTACGCGCGCCCGGCGCGCGGATCGACGATGCCGCGTTCGTGGAGTCGCAGCTGGCGCGGGCGCTGTTCGAGACCGAGCGCATCGCCCGCGTGCAGTTCTTCCGCTGCGGCCTCGAGCAGGCCGTGCTGAAAGGGGCCTGGATCGAGCGCTCCACCTTCGCCGAATCGCGCATGGACGGCATGGACCTGTGCGGCGCGCGGCTGGAATTCGCGGTCTTCCACCGGGCCGACCTGCGCACCGTGGCATGGACCGGCGCGCGTTGCGAGAGCTCGGTCTTCATCGAGTGCGACCTCTCCGGCCAGCGCCTGGCCGGGCAGCGCTTCGCGCTGTGCCAGTTCACCGACAGCAGGCTCGACGAGGTCGACTTCACCGGGGCCGACCTGGTGCAGAGCAACTTCAAGGGCGCCTCGCTCGCAGGCGCGTGCTTCGCGGGCGTGGATGCCAGGCAGGCGCTGTTTCCCGAGGCCGATGCGCGCGGCGTGAACTTCCGCGCCGGCCGCTTCGAGCGATCGATCTGGGTCCGGGCCCGGCTTGATGGCGCGGACCTGCGCGAGGCCGACCTGTCGTTGAGCGTGTTCCAGCGCGCGCGCTGCGCCGGCGCGGACCTGCGCGGTGCGCGGCTCGACGATGCCGACCTGTCGTATGCCGACCTCGGCGGCGCCGACCTGCGCGACGCGCATTTCCTGCGCACCCGCCTGCACCGCGCGGAGCAGGCGGAAACCCGCTTCTCGACACGCGCCGGCATCATCGAGCACGACATCGAACTGCACAAGGCGCAGGCGTGGTCCGACGCGCCATGAGGCCGCGGACCGCGAGATTCGCAAAGCATCCGAAAGCACAAAGGAGTAACGAGATGAATGTCGTCGCATTGCGTTCGCCGGCCACCGCCGCTTCGGTTTCCATCCACCTGCTGGGCAAGGTCCTGGCCTGCGAGCCGCACGGGGCCATCCTCGTCGAGGACGAGGGCGGCGGCCAATGGACCTGCCGCCGCGCCGCCAGCTGCCTGCTGCAGCCCGCGCCTGGCGATACGGTGCTGTTCTCCGGGCCCGACGCGCAGCGCGTGTTCCTGATCGCCGTCGTCGAGCAGGCCGATCCACGGGCCAGCCGCATCGAGGTGCCCGGCGACCTGGTGCTGAGCGCACCGGGCGGGTCGATCGCCGTCGACAGCGCGACCGACCTCCGGCTGCACAGTGCCGGCAAGCTCGACATGGCGGGCGCGCAATGGCAGGTGCGGGCCGAGCAGGCCCAGCTCCAGGTCGCGGAGATGCGCTACGTCGGGCAGGCCGTCGATGCGACCGTCGGGCGCGTGCGGCTTCTTGGCAAGCTGTTCGAGACGATGGCGGACCGGCTGCTCAGCATGGCGCGCAGCACGCTGCGCGTGGTCGACGAGACCGAGCAGGTCCGCGTCGGCCACCTCGATTGCGAAGCCAGCCACGCGGTGCGCATCCATGGCCACCACACCGTCGTGACCGGCAAGGAACTTGTCAAGGTGGACGCGGCCCAGATCCACATGGGCTGAAGGAGGGACCGACGATGTTCGCCAACTGCCAGCTCATGGGAATGGATATCGCGTTTCCCGACGTGTGCCGCACGCCCGTGCCCTTTCCCTTTCCCAACATGGCGCTCGGGCCGATGGCCATTCCCAACGCCTGGAACATCCTGTTCATGGCCATGCCCGCGCACAACATGGCCACCTTCACGCCGATCACGCTGGGCGACCAGCCGGGCGTGCTCGGCGGCGTGATCTCGCAGACCTTCATGCAGCAGTCGCGCCACCTGACGGGCGCCTTCACCGTGCTGGTCAAGGGCACGCCGGTCACGCGCGTGACGAGCATCTCGCTGCAGAACCGCTGCAACATCGTGGGCATGCGGCTGGTGCCGAGCCAGTTCAAGATGCTGGTGCTGGCGCCCTGAGCCGCGCGAGGGGCGCGCCGCGCCTTCAGCCGGGATGGCGCGGGGGCTGCGCCGTCCCCGCCAGCGTCACCTGCTGCGGAAAGCCCACCCACACCGCGAGCGCCGAGAAGTTGTCGCGCGACTCGTCGGCCTTGGCCTCGGCCGCGCGGCGCAGCAGCGCGAGCCATTCCTCGGCGCTGTCGGCCAGTTGCAGCGAGCGCTCCATGACCTGCTGCGAGATCAGTTGCCACAGCCCGTCGGTGCACAGCAGGAAGGCATCGCCGTCGGCCAGCCGCTGCGTGCCCGAGACGGTGGCCTCGGCACGTTCGCGCGCGCCGAGCGCGCGGTAGAGCAGGTTGCTCTGGATCAGCGCCTGCGCGCCGTTGGCCGGCGCGGCCTCGCCGTGGGCCATGCCTTCGCGCGAGCGCTGCGACAGGCTGTGGTCCTCGGTGCGTTCCATCAGCACGCCGCGACGGAACCAGTAGAGGCGGCTGTCGCCCACATGGGCCCAGCGCGCCTGGCCGCTGCTGCGGTCGACGAACAGCGAGACGAAGGTCGCGCTCATCTTTCCCTGCTCGGCCTGCGCGCGCTGGCGCGCGAGGATCGCGTCGTTGGCGCGCGTCACGCACTGCTGGATGTCCTCCGCGGCCACCGAGGGGTTGGCGACGAAGGCGTTGAGCGCGGTGTCGACCGCGGTGCGCGCGGCCTGCTCGCCGCCGGCATTGCCGCCGACGCCGTCGCTCACGACGAAGCAGCCGAACCAGTCGTCGAGGTGGTAGCCGATCGCATCCTGGTTGCCGCTGCGCTCGCCCACGCAGGAGAACTGCGACGTGGACAGCGGGACGGCGAACGGGGTCGTGCGGGTCGCTTCAAGCACGGCGTGCCTCCTTCAATCGTTCCATTTCCCGGTCGTAGGCCTGCTGGAAGGCCCGGCCGAACACGGCCTGGAAATCGTCCTCGACGGCAGCCGTGGTCTCGGCGTGCAGCTGCTGCAGCTGGCGCCACAGGCGTGCGTCGCGGCCGCCGGGCAGCAGCTTTTCGCCGAGGCCGCCGTCGTGCGGCGTGTCCTTCTTGAGCGCCTCGGGATCGAAGCGCTGCAGCACCATCAGCAGCGCGGCGCGCATGCCCGCGACCATGCCGAGCTGGTGCGACTGCAGGTCGCCGAGCGCGTCGTGCACCGCGGCCTCGGGCGGCAGGAAGCCCGGCATGCGCGCGCCGAACATCTGCATCAGCACCGCGCGGCCGTTGGGCAGGATCTTGAACGGGTTGTTCTCCTCGTCCACGATCATCGTGATCTCGGCGCGCACCTCGCGCTTGAGCATCGCGCGCGAGGACAGCAGCTCGATGGTGCCGTCGGTGAAGGCGCGCATCAGCCGGCCGAGCCTGCGCATCATCTCGGCATCGAGCTGCTGCTGGCCCGCGACGTCGGGCACGCCGGCGCCATCGAGGAAGGCGCGGAACAGCGCCTCGCAGGAGGCCGCGGGCAGCGCGGGCGCGGTGTCGGTGGCGGGGCTCGAAGGGGCGGTGACGGCGACCGGTTCGGGGCTCGCCTTCGGCGCGACGACTTCGGCCGGCACCTCGACCGGCACTTCGATCGCGGCCGGCGCGGGCGCCACCACGGGCGTGGTCACCGGGGCCATGGTCGGCAGCGCCGCGGGCAGCGGTGCTTCGGCGGGCGTGGCGGGTGGGTGCGTCGGCATGGCCGCGAGCACGGCCTCGACGGGCGCGCTCTGCATCGATGCGGTGGGCGGCGCGGCGACCGGCGTCGCGGGTGCCGCCTCGCGTTCGGGCTCGGGCTCGACCATGCGCGCGGGCGGCTGCGCCACGGGCAGCGGCATCGGCGTCGGCGGACGGAACTGGCCCGACACCTCGTGCGCATGGTTGGGCTGGGTGTAGCCCGGCACCGCCGGCCGCTTCTCGAGCAGGTCCATCGCGGGATGCACGTCCTCGAGCGCGGGCGCATGCGTCAGCGCGGTGGGCCGCGGATCGGACAGCGGCGAAGGCGCGTCCCGGTCGGCCGCGAACAGCGACAGCGGATCGATGCCGCGCTTGAGCGCGAAGTCGGACACGTCGGTGGTGGCGCCGGGGTTCAGCTGCGCCAGCGGATCGGCCGGGTTCCTGCGCGCCTGCGAGGGCAGCTCGAAGGGCTCGTGCGCGAACGGGTCGGGCATGGGCTCGGGCGTGGTGTCGGCACGGCGCGGCGCGTTGGCGAGGATCGCATCCCAGTCGGCCGCGGTGGGCATCGACGAGCGCGCGGCCGGTGCGGGCGCGGGCGCCGCGGGGGGCGGCGGCACCGGCGATGCGAAGGCGGCGGGCGGCGGCGCGAATGCCGGCGATGCGGGCGCGAAGACCGGCGCGGCCACGGGCGCGGGCGGCCGTTGCGCCGGCGGCGGCACCGGTTGCGGCACGGGTTGCTGTAGGGGCGCCTCGCGCGGCGGCGCGGCATGCGTGTCGCCGATCGGCAGGGCGCCCGCGCCGAACAGGTCGGAGAACACGTCGGACACCGGTGCCTGCGGCAGCAGCGCATCGAGCGGCGCGGCCGCGGGTGGAGGCGCTGGCGGATAGGCCGGCGGCATCGAGGTCGGCAGCGATGCGGCCTGCGCACCGAAGTCCGGTGTCGATGCGAGGCGCGAGCTCACCGGTGCCGCGGCCAGGCGCGAGCTCGCGGACTCGACCGCGGGCGGCCACGCGACGGTGGGTTCGACAGCGGCCGGCGCGGGCGCGATGGCCGACGCCGCGCGGCTCGTGCCGGCATTCGCGGGCGTGGCCTCGAGCACGTAGCTGCCGATCGTCACGCGATCGCCCTCGGCGATCGGCGACTCCTGGTCGTGACGCAGCGTCTGTCCGTTCACGCTGATCGGCAGCACCGCGCTCATGTTGCGCAGCACCGCGCGGCCTTCGTCGTCGAAACGCACCGTGGCCTGCAGGCGCGAGATCTGCCGCTGTTCGTCGGGCAGCACGAGGTGGTTGTCGGGGCTGCGGCCGATGGTGCCGCCGGGCGCGGCGAGCAGGGCCGACGGACCCGCGGCCACCGGCCGGCCCGCATGTTCGATCACCGTCCAACGCATGGCATCTCCCAATTCATGACACGGGCTCCTGGCGTGGGAGGCCCGTCAGCGCTTCATCTTCTTGGCGGCTTCGAACGCGGGGCCCCACACGGGATGCTTGCGCTCGGCGATGCTGAGATCGAAGGAAGGGAAGGCATCGAGGATCTTGAGGAACTGCGTGCGGCACTCGGGCAGCTGGTTGGCCACGCAGTAGCTGAAGGCCTCGAGCTTCATCGCGGCGAGCCGCGTGTTGGGCTCGGCCGCATCGAACACCGACACGCCGCCGCTCTTGAGCGTGGAGATGGCCTTCGCGTAGTCGCCATCGTCGTAGGCCTGCTGCGCGCGTTCGAGCGTGGTGCGCGCGACCTGCTGGCTCAGGCGTTCGGGTTGCGGCGGTCCTGGATCGGTGGCCTTCGGGGTGGTGTCGCAGCCTGCGACCAGAAAGAGCGGGATCACCAGAGCGCACAGCAATGACTTCAATCTTCTCTCCTGCCTTGCAAAGTTAAGCCTGGATACTGTGCCGCATCGATATGACGGCACGTCGGCCGACATCGTCGCTGCATGACGTCTCGATACTATAGGCGCGAACTTCGATGGGAGAACCCATGCATCGACGAACCCTGCTGCGAAGCGCGATCGTGACCTCGCCGCTGCTCGCCGGACTCGGCGGCTGTGCATCGACGGCCAAGTCCATGCCCACGCCCTACGCGGTGTCGATCAAGGTCGACGACGGCGTCAACCCCGATGGCCGCGGACAGGCCGCGCCGATCCTCGTGAAGGTGTTCGAGCTCAAGTCCTCGGGCAACTTCGAGACCGCCGACTACTTCGCACTGCAGGACCGCGATCGCGAGACGCTCGCGGCCGAACTCGTGAATGCCGACCAGGCCATTCTTCGCAGCGGCGAAGAGCGCGTCTTCAAGCGCGAGGCCGGCCTCGATTCGCGCGCCATCGGCGTGATCGCGGGCTACCGCAAGCTCGAGAACGCACGCTGGCGCCTCGTGCTGCCGCTCAAGGAGCCCAAGCAGACGAACCTCTACAAGGTCTGGCAGTTCTCTCCGAGTGAACAAAAGGTTCGCATCGTGATCCGCAAGACCGGTATCGAACTGTTGCCGACTACGTGATTTCGTAGCACTTGCGCGCACGCCCTAATACGAAAGTGCGCTGCACGTAGGCCAAGGCCTCGACGCTGCAAAAACGGTGCAAAACGTAAACATCGCCGTGTAGCATCGACACGCAATGCGCCCATGCAGGGAGGGCATCTCGACGATGGACCGCCCGCAAGAGAGTGGCCGCACTCCAGGAGGTTTTCTTTGGTGACAGTTCGCAATCCGGGCGCCATCAGCAGAACAGGCGCCCATCCGCAGGCGTTGGCGAATCGCGTGGTGTGGTCCGAGGGCATGTACCTGCGGCCGCAGCATTTCCAGCAACTGGAGCGCTACGTCGAGCAGTACGTGACGCGCCGCACCGCGGGGCTGCAGGGTGCGTTCTGGGGCTGGCTGCACCTGGACATCGATCGCGACGCGCATGCGCTGGGCCGCGTCTCGCTGCTCGGCGGATCGGGCGTGATGCCCGACGGCACGCCGTTCTCCTTCGGCGTGGAGGACGCACCCGTTCCCTACGACGTGCCGAGCGACCTGACCGACGAACTGGTGGTGCTCGCATTGCCGCTGCGCCGGCCCGGCAGCGAGGAAGTCATCTTCGCGGAAGACACGACCTCGGCCGCGCGCTTCCACGTGGTCGAGCGCGAAGTCGCCGATGGCAACGCAGTTGCATTGGGCCCGGCGGTGCTGCAGCTCGCGGCGCCGCGGCTGCGGCTGGTGCGCGCCTCCTCGCTGACCGCGGAGTGGCAGGCGATCGGCGCGGTGCGCGTGATCGAGCGCCGCACCGACCACAAGCTGGTGATCGACGCCAACTACATCCCGCCGGTGCTCGACGTGTCGGCGCAGCCGATGCTGCGCAGCATGGTGGCCGAGCTGCACGGCCTGCTCACGCAGCGTTCCGAGGCGCTGGCCTCGCGCCTGTCGCAGCCGGGGCGCGGCGGCGTCAGCGAGGTCTCCGACTTCCTGCTGCTCGAGCTCGTGAACCGCTACCTCGCGCTCACCTGGCATGCGCAGCAGGCGGTGCAGGTGCATCCCGAGGAGCTGTTCATCGACTGGTTCAAGCTGGCCTGCCACCTCGCCACGCACACCTCGCCCACGCGGCGGCCCGTGGTGTGGCCGGTGTACGACCACGACAACCTCAACGAGAGCATCCGCCCGCTGATGGAGGAGCTGCGCCGCTCGCTGTCGGCCGTGCTCGAGCAGAGCGCGATCGCGATCGAGCTCGAGGAGCGCAGCCACGGCGTGCGCGTGGGTCGCATGCCCGACCCGGTGCTGGTGCGCAACGCGGGCTTCGTGCTCGCGGTGCATGCCGACCTGCCGGCCGACGCGATCCAGCAGCGTTTCCCCACGCAGGTGAAGATCGGCTCGGTCGAGCGCATCCGCGACCTGGTGCAGCTGCAGCTGCCGGGCGTGACCGTGCGGCCGCTGCCGGTGGCGCCGCGGCAGATTCCCTACAACGCGGGCTACCACTACTTCGAGCTCGACAAGAGCGGCGACATGTGGCGCCAGCTCGAGAAGTCGGGCGGCGTGGCCATGCACCTGGCCGGCGAGTTCCCCGGCCTGGCCATGGAGTTCTGGGCCATCCGTCCGTGAGCGATCGCATGAACGGCATCAACGACGTGGCCGTCGGGCCGGGCGGCTTCGTGCCGCCGAATCCGGGCGGCGGCACCAGCGGCGGCGCCCATGGCGGCAACAACCCGCTGAACGCCCCGCGCGGCCTCGGCGAGCAGCCGCAGGCCTTCACCGCCTTCCACGACACGCGGCGCCCGCATGCGGGCGACACCGCGCTGGCCGGCAACAACCCGCTGGTGGCCGCGGCCAACCCGCTACTCGACCTGATCCCGCAGATCCGCGCCACCGGCCACCACGACTCGCCCGCGCAGTTGCGCGAGCACCTGGTCGACGAGGTGCGCCGCTTCGAGACGCGCGCGCAGCAGAGCGGCATCTCGCCCGAGGTCATCATCGGCGCGCGCTACTGCCTTTGCACCGCCGTCGACGAGGCGGCCGCGCTCACGCCCTGGGGCGGCAGCATCTGGTCCTCGCAGAGCCTGCTGGTGATGTTCCACAACGAGACCTGGGGCGGCGAGAAGTTCTTCCAGCTGCTCTCGCGCCTGGTGCAGAACCCGCAGCAGCACCTGCACCTGATCGAGCTCATCTACTTCTGCCTCGCGATGGGCTTCGAGGGGCGCTTCCGCGTCATCGACAACGGCCGCTCGCAGCTCGAGACCCTCAAGCAGCGCCTGCTGCAGATCATCCGCCAGACGCGCGGCGAGATCGCGCAGCCGCTGTCGCCGCACTGGCAGGACACCAGCGCGCCCGTGCGCCGCACGCGCAACTGGCTGCCGGTGTGGGCCGTGGGCGCGGTGGCCGCGGTGCTCCTGATGATCGCCTTCGCGCTCCTGACCTTCAACCTCGGCGGCACCTCCGACGGCGCCTTCTCCGCGATCAACGCGGTGCGCCTGCCGCAGACGCAGCGCGCGGTGGCGCAGCCCGCGCCGCAGCCGCGGCTGCAGCGCTTCCTCGAGGCCGAGATCCGCGAGGGCCTGGTGAGCGTGCGCGACGAGGCCGACCGCAGCGTGGTGATCCTGCGCGGCGACGGCCTGTTCGCCTCGGGCGCCGACAAGGTGCTCGACCGCTACGTGCCGGTGCTCAACCGCGTGGCCGAGGCGCTCAACGCGGTCGAGGGCAGCGTGCTGATCAACGGCTACTCCGACGACCAGCCGATCCGCAGCGTGCGCTTCCCGTCGAACTGGCACCTGTCGCAGGCGCGGGCCGACTCGGTGCGCAAGATGATCGGCGCGCGCATGACGCGCCCCGACCGGCTGCGCGCCGAGGGCCGCGGCGATGCCGACCCGATCGTGCCGAACGACTCGCCGGCCAACCGCGCGCGCAACCGCCGTGTGGAAGTGACCTTGCTGGTCGCGCCGGTGGCACCGCAGGGAGGACGCTGAGATGCTGCGCGCGTTCTTCCGTTTCCTGATCAGCCGCGACCTCTGGGTCTTCTTCGGCCTGGTCGCGCTGGCCTTCCTGATCTGGATCATCGGCCCGGTGATCGCGGTCGGCCGCTACCGCCCGCTCGAGAGCGAGTTCGTGCGCATCGTCGTGATCGCGCTGATGTTCGCGATCTGGCTGGTGCGCGTGGCCTACCGCAAGTGGCGCGAGCGCCGCCTCAACGCGCAGCTGCTGAACCAGCTGCGCACGCCCTCCAGGAAGGAGAAGGAGGCCAAGCCCGAGGAGGCGCCCGAGATCAAGGAGCTGCAGACCGGCTTCAACGACGCCACCTCGATCCTGCGCAACATGCGCTTCGGACCGGGCGAGGAGGGCAAGGCCGCGGGCCGCTTCTCGATCTTCGACCGCCAGTACCTCTACCAGCTGCCCTGGTACATCTTCATCGGCGCGCCGGGCTCGGGCAAGACCACGGCGCTGGTCAACTCCGACCTCGACTTCCCGCTCGCCGACCAGCTCGGCAAGGCCGCGGTGCGCGGCATCGGCGGCACGCGCAACTGCGACTGGTGGTTCACCAACGACGCGGTGCTGATCGACACGGCGGGGCGCTACACCACGCACGAGAGCAACCGCGAGACCGACGAGGGCGAGTGGAAAGGCTTCCTCGAGCTGCTCAAGAAGTTCCGCCCGCGCCAGCCGATCAACGGCGCGATCCTCACCATCAGCATCGCCGACCTGCCGCTGGCCGACGACGCGCAGCGCGCGCGCCACGCGATGGCGCTGCGCAAGCGGCTGCTCGAGCTGCGCAACGACCTGGGCATCAACTTCCCGGTCTACGTGATGGTGACCAAGGCCGACCTGCTGGCCGGCTTCAACGAGTACTTCGGCGGCCTGAGCCGCGCCGAGCGCGCGCAGGTCTGGGGCTTCACCTTCCCGATCGATGCGAGCGCCGCCAGCGCCAAGCCCGCCAAGGGCGACAAGCGCGCGGGCACCGCCACCACGCTCGAGGGCAGCGACCTGCGCGAGCGCTTCCAGCAGGAGTACCGGCTGCTGCACCAGCGGCTCGACGAGCGCCTGCCCGAGCTGCTGGCCGCCGAGCCCGATCCGATGCGCCGCGCGCAGGCCTACCTGCTGCCGCAGCAGTTCGCGAGCTTCGAGGACATCCTCGGCACCTTCCTGGCCGACGTCTTCAATCCGTCGAAGTTCGAGACCGCGCCGATGCTGCGCGGCGTCTACTTCACCAGCGGCACGCAGGAGGGCACGGCCTTCGACCGCGTGATGGGCGCGATCAAGCGCTACCTGCAGGTCAACGCGCCGCCGGCGCCGCCGCCGGGACCGGGCAAGAGCTACTTCCTCAAGGAGCTGCTGCAGCAGGTGATCTTCCGCGACGCGGGCGTGGCCGGCACCAACCTGCGCTGGTACCGGCGCAAGCGCGCGGCCGACCTGGTGGGCTACAGCGTGATCGGCGTGCTGCTGGTGGCGCTGCTGGGCGCCTGCGTCAACAGCTGGCACAACAACAAGCAGTACGTGGCCGAGGTCGACGGCAACGCGAAGTCCTTCAACCGCGCCGCGGCGCGCGGCGAGCTGCCGACCG is from Variovorax paradoxus and encodes:
- a CDS encoding DotU family type VI secretion system protein, with the protein product MPPNPGGGTSGGAHGGNNPLNAPRGLGEQPQAFTAFHDTRRPHAGDTALAGNNPLVAAANPLLDLIPQIRATGHHDSPAQLREHLVDEVRRFETRAQQSGISPEVIIGARYCLCTAVDEAAALTPWGGSIWSSQSLLVMFHNETWGGEKFFQLLSRLVQNPQQHLHLIELIYFCLAMGFEGRFRVIDNGRSQLETLKQRLLQIIRQTRGEIAQPLSPHWQDTSAPVRRTRNWLPVWAVGAVAAVLLMIAFALLTFNLGGTSDGAFSAINAVRLPQTQRAVAQPAPQPRLQRFLEAEIREGLVSVRDEADRSVVILRGDGLFASGADKVLDRYVPVLNRVAEALNAVEGSVLINGYSDDQPIRSVRFPSNWHLSQARADSVRKMIGARMTRPDRLRAEGRGDADPIVPNDSPANRARNRRVEVTLLVAPVAPQGGR
- the tssK gene encoding type VI secretion system baseplate subunit TssK; the encoded protein is MVTVRNPGAISRTGAHPQALANRVVWSEGMYLRPQHFQQLERYVEQYVTRRTAGLQGAFWGWLHLDIDRDAHALGRVSLLGGSGVMPDGTPFSFGVEDAPVPYDVPSDLTDELVVLALPLRRPGSEEVIFAEDTTSAARFHVVEREVADGNAVALGPAVLQLAAPRLRLVRASSLTAEWQAIGAVRVIERRTDHKLVIDANYIPPVLDVSAQPMLRSMVAELHGLLTQRSEALASRLSQPGRGGVSEVSDFLLLELVNRYLALTWHAQQAVQVHPEELFIDWFKLACHLATHTSPTRRPVVWPVYDHDNLNESIRPLMEELRRSLSAVLEQSAIAIELEERSHGVRVGRMPDPVLVRNAGFVLAVHADLPADAIQQRFPTQVKIGSVERIRDLVQLQLPGVTVRPLPVAPRQIPYNAGYHYFELDKSGDMWRQLEKSGGVAMHLAGEFPGLAMEFWAIRP